A genomic segment from Dermacentor silvarum isolate Dsil-2018 chromosome 11, BIME_Dsil_1.4, whole genome shotgun sequence encodes:
- the LOC119434007 gene encoding LOW QUALITY PROTEIN: uncharacterized protein LOC119434007 (The sequence of the model RefSeq protein was modified relative to this genomic sequence to represent the inferred CDS: deleted 1 base in 1 codon), which translates to MWWLRTGILTVHRQTRVAKVLLPLLLPDPPAPQFRRCFAMANDGGLVLVTGASGFIALHVVRALLKQGFRVRGTVRDANNETKTKPLRTCCPEAQHPVELVEADLLDDSGWADAVKGCQLVVHIASPFPNAEPSHPDDVIRPAVEGTRRVLKFAADAGTVRRVVLTSTMGAVHGEVDTPADREYDENDWTNVDFKGLETYAKSKTLAEKAAWDFVNALPAAKRFELVTVNPSLVFGPPLHGTYGTSIEVVKRLLDKSTPLIPYVNFAVCDVRDVAKAHVQALIVPEAAGQRHIINSGNVWLKDIAHTLREELSCQGYYIPFLSAPNIGLWLVGFVDRSAKMLYPRVGKVFKFSNKRMREVLKVEPRPIKESILDTAHGLIQAGIIHEAPKYVRKELRLD; encoded by the exons ATGTGGTGGCTCAGAACCGGTATTTTGACAGTTCACCGCCAGACTCGCGTCGCGAAGGTACTGCTGCCGCTTCTCCTGCCCGACCCTCCCGCTCCCCAGTTTCGTCGCTGCTTTGCGATGGCCAACGACGGTGGATTGGTGCTCGTCACCGGGGCCTCTGGCTTCATAGCCCTGCACGTGGTCCGAGCCCTGCTCAAGCAAGGCTTCCGAGTGCGCGGCACTGTCCGCGATGCGAACAACGAGACCAAGACCAAGCCGCTCCGGACCTGCTGCCCGGAAGCCCAGCACCCCGTGGAACTAGTCGAGGCCGACCTCCTGGACGACTCCGGGTGGGCCGACGCCGTCAAGGGCTGTCAGCTCGTCGTCCACATCGCGTCCCCGTTCCCGAACGCCGAGCCGAGCCACCCCGACGACGTGATCCGACCGGCCGTCGAAGGCACGCGCCGAGTGCTCAAGTTCGCCGCTGACGCCGGAACCGTCCGGCGCGTGGTCCTGACCAGCACCATGGGCGCCGTCCACGGCGAGGTGGACACTCCGGCCGATCGCGAGTACGACGAGAACGACTGGACCAACGTGGACTTCAAGGGCCTGGAGACGTACGCCAAGAGCAAGACCCTCGCCGAGAAGGCGGCCTGGGACTTCGTCAACGCGCTGCCGGCTGCCAAGCGTTTCGAGCTGGTCACTGTCAACCCGTCTCTGGTGTTCGGCCCGCCGCTGCACGGCACCTACGGCACGAGCATCGAGGTCGTCAAGCGACTCCTGGACAAATCAACTCCCTTGATCCCGTACGTCAACTTCGCCGTGTGCGACGTTCGCGACGTGGCCAAGGCGCACGTCCAGGCCCTGATCGTGCCCGAGGCGGCCGGTCAGCGT CACATCATCAACTCCGGCAACGTCTGGCTCAAGGACATCGCCCACACGCTCCGCGAGGAACTGAGCTGCCAGGGCTACTACATTCCGTTCCTGTCGGCTCCCAACATCGGTCTCTGGCTCGTCGGCTTCGTGGACCGGTCGGCCAAGATGCTCTACCCTCGGGTCGGCAAGGTGTTCAAGTTCTCCAACAAGCGCATGCGCGAGGTGCTCAAGGTTGAGCCGAGGCCCATCAAGGAGTCCATCCTGGACACGGCCCACGGTCTCATCCAAGCCGGCATCATACACGAAGCCCCCAAGTACGTCCGCAAGGAGCTACGCCTGGATTGA